The Paenibacillus polymyxa M1 DNA segment ATATAAATGGTACCGCCTACAGCAATGGAACGACCTGATTTAATCAACCGACCTACTGAGAACTCCAGCCCTAAGTAGAAGAGAAGAAACAGCACTCCGATTCTCCCCATAAAATCAATAAACGGGGCGCTTTCGATAAACCGAAAATCAAAATGCCATAGCTCCATCGCATGCGGTCCAACTGCCATTCCGATCAGAATATAAAAAGGGATGACCGAGAAGCGCAGTTTGGAGGATATCAGCCCGGCTGCAGCGATTAGAGCAATAGCCAATCCAACCTCAAATACCAGATGATCCATCCAATCACCCGCTTCCGTTCATAAGGATTTGTTTAAAGCGTTTCTGCTGATCACGTTCTCCAACAACAACTACAGTGGCATCATCGCTAATAATCACTTCAGGGCCAGGATTTACATATTTTTTTCCCTTTTTCTCCACAATGGCAATAACCGTGGCACCCGAATTTTGCCTTACATCCAGTTCCCCGATGGATTTTCCGACACTTGCATAGTGGGATTCCACTCTATACCATTCGATAATAAAATCGTCAAAAGTCATTTCTACACTTTCAAGCTGCTTGGGCTTATAAGTCATACCACCGATGATAGAGGCTACCAATCGTGCTTCCTGATCATTCAGGGTTGTCATAGAAATGCTTTGTTCCAGATTCTCGTAATCAAAGTGATATAGCTCACGTCTGCCATCATCATGAATAATAATGACAATTCGGTCGCCACTCTCCGCATCTATTCGATATTTAATTCCAATTCCTGGTAAAATAGACTCTCGAATATCCATTTATAAAGCCTCCTGTATAATACGTTTATTTAAGTGAATGATATAAGAAATAAATCACATACTTTGGGAGTGACATGATAAAATTAGAATTCATTAAATTTTAAATAAGAATGGAAAATGAAATTTTACGCATTAGATGAATAGGAAAAATTGGCAAAGAGACATGCAATTGTGGTGATATGCATGCTAAAAGGAGGTTAAGCCACATAACTAGAGGTGAATTTGATGGGGAATAAGAATAATTGCTTTTTTAGCTTACAGATGACAGGAATAAAAGGCAGACGTAGCTTAGGAATGCTCATGAGCAGCACAAGCGCTATCAAAATGACAAAGGGAAGTGATTTAGCCGCAGCAATCACCAGATGAAGTAACGGGGAGGATTTGCGCACCGCTGGTTTGGAATGATGCTCCAGACCGTGAGAGTCCGTTTCTAACGAAGTAACCTCAGCCTGAAGCATAAGTGAAGAACCTGAAGTAAATTGAAGGGATTGAGTGGTATCTTCCGCGTGAAACGTCACAGGAAGGGACAAAATCTGAACGAGGCTCAATATGACGATCATGAATGTACGCAGCATGTTCAGCATCGTTGACATCTTATCTCCTCCCTCTTGTGAAAAATTCATATCACTATAACCTTAACATACCCCGCCCTAAATATTCAAACAGCTTTCGTTTTTACCTAATCACGGTAATTGTTTATAACACGCTTCACGTCTCTTTGAAACCTGATCAGCCTTTTTTGCATATGTCTTTCTGTTTCCAGTCGTTCACTTCGTATAACCCTTCGGAGGCCGCCATATACTGAAAGCAGTGATCGAAAGGAGTGAGCCAATGGAACTGTTTACAGTGTGGACCAATACAGACGGAGATCAAGAAACCGACCGTTTTTACGAAGTGGTCAAAAGTAGAACCAAGGGACTACATATGTCACGGCGCGGATTTCGATTCACTTTCAGACAGCTGGACAACAAAGTGGCATGGACCTGCAAGGGCACTGAAAGCAATTCGGCGTTTGAAAGCTTTCTTCCCTGTGTATACAGCATCATGTCTTCGGCAATAGCGGATTATATTATCGAAGTCAGGGAGTGGAGGATACTCAATCAAATTCTCAACAAAGCCTGCTCGTTGCTGGAGAAAGAGGATGTTGAACAAATTCGTAGCATGATTCGCTCACTGTTAAATGATGATGGTCCCCGAGGACGTTTAAAGCGTCATGGTAAGCTGACCACTCTCCTGGAAAAGGATTTCAAGGAGCTTCGTGTGATCAATTTGGAAGGGCTTATTCAATTCAGACTGCATGCGTATAAAAAAGAGCTTGAAGAAATCGTTGACTATGCCATGGAAGAATTCTGGGCAGATCGGCAATACGAAGAATTTATGGGGCTGCTTAAATATTTTGTGTTTTTTCAGGAAAGCAAAGTTCCACTCGTGCATGTACTTCACCAAGGGGGGCATGATTTTACCATTCTCGATAGTGCCATGGTGCCCATACCGACTCCTGATGCAGATGATATTATTGTGGAAATGCCCGGTATTGAACTGGAGATGGAGGTTGAAGATCGAATCGTCAGTACCCTTATTTCGATATCTCCTGCTTCCATTATATTGCACACAGACGATGAGCACACCCCTATTGTGCGGACGCTCCTGCATATTTTTGAAGATAAAGTGAAGCTAAGCAGACTTTATCCGGGGCAGGATGTTCAAAAATAATCAATAGTTCGTATAAACCTATGGATTTCTGGAAAGCCTTTGCCTCAAGGGGAGGTTTTTTATGAGATCCATGTTGGTATGGAAACGGGTTTTGGGAGCCATGTTAATCGCAATTTGTCTGGTATTGCCCGGCAATGAGGTTTACGGTCACAAAGAACCGGTCCAGCATAAGAAATGGCAGTCTGCACCTGTTTTGGCTCCACGCGAAGAGCAGGTTATTACGACCATGACGGTCACGGCAACAGGATATACAGCAGGCTATGAATCCACTGGCAAACGGCCGAATCATCCCGGTTACGGTATTACGTATTCCGGTGTAAAAGTGCGTCGTGACAAAAATACACTGTCCACGATTGCGGCTGATCCGAAGATGTTTCCTTTGGGCAGCATATTGTACATTCCAGGTTACGGCTACGGGATTGTAGCAGATACAGGTTCAGCGATTAAGGGCAATAAAATTGACTTGTATTTTAAAACAATCCGGCAGGTGTATTCTGAATGGGGCAAGAAAGATGTGGATGTTCAAATCATAAAAAAAGGAAACGGAAAGTGTACGGAAAAAATGATAAAATCGCTGCAAAAGGCGATAGAAACGCATAAGACCATTCCGCCCGAGACACTGGATGCTTCCATATAATCCTTGAATATTGTTTTTCCTGACTTCACATACTATGTTTCGGGATGAGCTTATCCCGCAAAACCATACTGGGAGGTCGAGGAATATGCCAAATCAAGGCGGAAGTTCTTTCACGAACAAAGGCTTCAAGGCAAACACAGGAAATCAGTTCAAAGCGGAATTTGCACAAGACGATACGGTAGGCGTTGTTTCTCAAAAGGTAAAGCAGTCTGAACAAAATAAAATTCAAGACAACTTCCAAACACCAAATGAGAAGTATGACGAAGAATTTGCGACAGATCAAGGCGGTACAAGTGCAGTAGCGCAAAAAGTTCAAAACTCCAGTCGCAGCAAAATTCAAAGCAATGCACAAACACCGAACGAAAAGTTCGACGAGAACTTTAACACAAAATAAAAAAGCAATACTCAACACGAAATGCTCCGGATTGAATTCCGGAGCATTTCGCGTTGAGTAAAAGTGGCTAGATACAATAGGTCTGAGGTTTTATCTCCTTTTTAATTTTTTTTAAGGTGGAATTAAGGTTTAAAGTGCAAAATAAAGTCAGTTAAACAACACCACCTTGAAGCATAGGGTTTGGGAGGAGATATACAATGGACGAATTTAAAAATAATAATTCCGGGCGCCGGAACGACAATGATCAGGTTGATAACGATAAAGCAACTCGGCAAAACGATTCAAACGGTTCCTCATATTATTATTCCTATGGCCCTTTTTCCTCAGTGCAGTCGGACGGACAACGCAGGGAAGGACAGTCGGTGGAGGACGTTGAGATTACGCCACCGCAGGCAGTGAGACCGCTTCCTTCCTCTTATCAACGTGCTATGCCTGAGCAACAGGATGGTTCTGGTCGGAATAGTGGAAACTGGCAATTTAAACCCAATAAGCCCAAGTCGCAGGTAAAAACGATCTTATTATCTTTTTTAGCCGGAATGCTGGTCATTACGGTATTGATGTATACAGCTGACCGAACCAATATGTTCACACCGGAGACAGCGTTGACTTCGGCGGCAGCTGAAAGCGGAGAAACGACGAATTCGGGAACCACTAACTCGTCTCCAAGCGCAGTTCCAGCTGTGATGCCTTCAGGTACGGCTGATGTTCAATCTGTTGTGGCGAAGGCTGGTCCGGCAGTCGTCA contains these protein-coding regions:
- a CDS encoding putative sporulation protein YtxC is translated as MELFTVWTNTDGDQETDRFYEVVKSRTKGLHMSRRGFRFTFRQLDNKVAWTCKGTESNSAFESFLPCVYSIMSSAIADYIIEVREWRILNQILNKACSLLEKEDVEQIRSMIRSLLNDDGPRGRLKRHGKLTTLLEKDFKELRVINLEGLIQFRLHAYKKELEEIVDYAMEEFWADRQYEEFMGLLKYFVFFQESKVPLVHVLHQGGHDFTILDSAMVPIPTPDADDIIVEMPGIELEMEVEDRIVSTLISISPASIILHTDDEHTPIVRTLLHIFEDKVKLSRLYPGQDVQK
- a CDS encoding cation:proton antiporter regulatory subunit, with the translated sequence MDIRESILPGIGIKYRIDAESGDRIVIIIHDDGRRELYHFDYENLEQSISMTTLNDQEARLVASIIGGMTYKPKQLESVEMTFDDFIIEWYRVESHYASVGKSIGELDVRQNSGATVIAIVEKKGKKYVNPGPEVIISDDATVVVVGERDQQKRFKQILMNGSG
- a CDS encoding 3D domain-containing protein yields the protein MRSMLVWKRVLGAMLIAICLVLPGNEVYGHKEPVQHKKWQSAPVLAPREEQVITTMTVTATGYTAGYESTGKRPNHPGYGITYSGVKVRRDKNTLSTIAADPKMFPLGSILYIPGYGYGIVADTGSAIKGNKIDLYFKTIRQVYSEWGKKDVDVQIIKKGNGKCTEKMIKSLQKAIETHKTIPPETLDASI